The Colias croceus chromosome 3, ilColCroc2.1 genome includes a region encoding these proteins:
- the LOC123690759 gene encoding solute carrier family 66 member 2 isoform X1, with amino-acid sequence MDWIISDELGLTVGHLVGWGAAGAMIIGGIAPYIPQYKQIKKTQDAEGFSLYVCLTLLIANTLRILFWFGKRYEIPLLIQSIVMNITMFIMIHLCVNVRKKNQIIRARERIFTGAIFMLYILLCCTNGSAQPDETARWLGQQSGVTGGEKPRRFYDMDRKYFWAWTDFQSYVDCMLVFSVLGAAITYLLIEFSPFVELIGFLAVFTEAMLGAPQIAKNHQNKSTEGMSVSMVIMWTFGDIFKTAYFVIREAPTQFWVCGSLQVTLDIVILLQVWWYRHNTAAARRLRRGD; translated from the exons atggATTGGATTATATCTGATGAACTGGGGCTAACAGTAGGCCACCTCGTTGGCTGGGGAGCAGCGGGAGCGATGATAATCGGAGGTATTGCGCCTTACATTCcacaatataaacaaattaaaaagacTCAGGATGCAGAGGGCTTTTCATTGTATGTGTGTTTAACGCTGTTAATAGCCAATACACTTAGGATTTTATTCTG GTTTGGAAAGCGGTATGAGATACCTCTTCTAATACAAAGTATTGTAATGAATATAACAATGTTTATAATGATTCATCTGTGTGTGAATGTGAGGAAAAAGAATCAAATCATAAGAGCTAGAGAGAGAATATTTACAG GTGCAATATTCATGTTATATATACTATTGTGTTGTACAAATGGCTCAGCTCAGCCAGACGAAACTGCGCGCTGGCTCGGGCAGCAGAGCGGCGTCACGGGCGGGGAGAAGCCGCGTCGCTTCTACG ATATGGATAGAAAGTATTTTTGGGCTTGGACTGACTTCCAGAGTTATGTAGACTGTATGTTAGTCTTCTCAGTGCTTGGGGCAGCTATtacgtatttattaatagaattttCCCCATTCGTCGAACTAATTGGCTTCCTAGCAGTCTTCACGGAGGCTATGCTTGGTGCGCCTCAGATTGCCAAAAATCACCAGAATAAAAGTACAGAGGGAATGAg TGTAAGTATGGTTATAATGTGGACGTTTGGTGACATCTTCAAGACTGCATACTTTGTGATCAGAGAAGCGCCCACACAGTTCTGGGTCTGCGGCAGCCTTCAAGTGACGCTAGATATCGTCATTCTGCTACAA GTATGGTGGTACAGGCACAACACGGCGGCCGCGCGCCGCCTGCGCCGCGGGGATTAG
- the LOC123690757 gene encoding transmembrane protein 231 isoform X1, translated as MGLYRLFSYNVEIQYKSYFLSKAMLFTFITTVLNIGLPFLIAYRSRGFWLNSHYFYEKPVIRPTFDYLLIAETSDPSVTLTCGDTHIVNYENKDFEEHCAEVQIQEHDYNKDNRNDMLNFRLNINVPNMHTISSIILILGLDFHLMSVCLLQMQSLAVITRDFAVPSSGLKFHGHLKFDQTSHLPCLRHHIDTTNNISLFNIPKYTENNVDFMMENYLSRETTTLVKPIYVRNQIGSTGTFLIDVHLKIPEMKILYTPSILQEIKWAWPQYLSMVVVFYWIFSKIKRFVFNNRLLMAWEIIPWKKPQ; from the exons ATGGGTCTATACAGGCTGTTCAGTTATAATGTGGAAATTCAGTACAAAAGTTATTTCCTCTCCAAAGCGATGTTGTTTACATTCATCACAACAGTTTTGAATATAGGTTTACCATTTTTAATAGCATACAGAAGTAGag GCTTTTGGCTAAATtcgcattatttttatgaaaagccGGTGATTCGCCCTACCTTTGATTACTTACTTATAGCAGAAACTAGTGATCCTAGTGTTACATTAACATGTGGTGATACACACATagttaattatgaaaataaggATTTTGAAGAACATTGTGCAGAGGTTCAG ATTCAAGAACATGATTATAATAAGGATAATAGGAATGATATGTTAAATTTTAGacttaatataaatgtacCAAATATGCACACAATCTCttccataattttaattttaggccTTGATTTCCATTTAATG agTGTATGTCTACTACAAATGCAGAGTTTAGCCGTTATAACAAGAGATTTTGCAGTACCATCTTCTGGTCTCAAGTTTCATGGACATCTGAAATTTGATCAAACTTCACATTTACCATGTTTAAGGCATCATATTGATACaactaataatatatcattatttaatataccaAAATATACTGAAAATAATGTGGACTTTATGATGGAAAACTATCTTTCAAGAGAGA CAACAACTCTTGTAAAACCTATATATGTAAGAAATCAAATTGGTTCAACAGGGACTTTTCTTATTGATGTCCATCTAAAAATAcctgaaatgaaaatattgtacACTCCAAGTATTTTACAAGAAATCAAATGGGCCTGGCCTCAATATCTATCCATGgttgttgtattttattggaTCTTTAGCAAAATAAAGAGATTTGTTTTTAACAATCGTTTGCTTATGGCATGGGAAATCATTCCTTGGAAAAAACCACAATGA
- the LOC123690757 gene encoding transmembrane protein 231 isoform X2: protein MGLYRLFSYNVEIQYKSYFLSKAMLFTFITTVLNIGLPFLIAYRSRGFWLNSHYFYEKPVIRPTFDYLLIAETSDPSVTLTCGDTHIVNYENKDFEEHCAEIQEHDYNKDNRNDMLNFRLNINVPNMHTISSIILILGLDFHLMSVCLLQMQSLAVITRDFAVPSSGLKFHGHLKFDQTSHLPCLRHHIDTTNNISLFNIPKYTENNVDFMMENYLSRETTTLVKPIYVRNQIGSTGTFLIDVHLKIPEMKILYTPSILQEIKWAWPQYLSMVVVFYWIFSKIKRFVFNNRLLMAWEIIPWKKPQ from the exons ATGGGTCTATACAGGCTGTTCAGTTATAATGTGGAAATTCAGTACAAAAGTTATTTCCTCTCCAAAGCGATGTTGTTTACATTCATCACAACAGTTTTGAATATAGGTTTACCATTTTTAATAGCATACAGAAGTAGag GCTTTTGGCTAAATtcgcattatttttatgaaaagccGGTGATTCGCCCTACCTTTGATTACTTACTTATAGCAGAAACTAGTGATCCTAGTGTTACATTAACATGTGGTGATACACACATagttaattatgaaaataaggATTTTGAAGAACATTGTGCAGAG ATTCAAGAACATGATTATAATAAGGATAATAGGAATGATATGTTAAATTTTAGacttaatataaatgtacCAAATATGCACACAATCTCttccataattttaattttaggccTTGATTTCCATTTAATG agTGTATGTCTACTACAAATGCAGAGTTTAGCCGTTATAACAAGAGATTTTGCAGTACCATCTTCTGGTCTCAAGTTTCATGGACATCTGAAATTTGATCAAACTTCACATTTACCATGTTTAAGGCATCATATTGATACaactaataatatatcattatttaatataccaAAATATACTGAAAATAATGTGGACTTTATGATGGAAAACTATCTTTCAAGAGAGA CAACAACTCTTGTAAAACCTATATATGTAAGAAATCAAATTGGTTCAACAGGGACTTTTCTTATTGATGTCCATCTAAAAATAcctgaaatgaaaatattgtacACTCCAAGTATTTTACAAGAAATCAAATGGGCCTGGCCTCAATATCTATCCATGgttgttgtattttattggaTCTTTAGCAAAATAAAGAGATTTGTTTTTAACAATCGTTTGCTTATGGCATGGGAAATCATTCCTTGGAAAAAACCACAATGA
- the LOC123690767 gene encoding mitochondrial import inner membrane translocase subunit Tim21 translates to MNLLSKSLPLIRCNKSVLPVSIGIWRPSLRYLSSQKEGGLTKSRSSEDRGDVSTDVRPLGEKIKETTKTVSYTGIILVGVGVTGVIFYYVFRELFSSNSPNSIYSVALEKCKNDPRVEDALGAPIKGYGEETTRRRRTHVSHAVYEKNGVKHMRMRFYIKGIRNKAVVELDMQQNEYGNYMCRYLLVQLDDYSGKTFIIEDNRAELDKTPAEFNGQFPTLTLTQ, encoded by the exons atgaacttaTTATCTAAATCATTACCTTTAATCCGATGCAATAAAAGTGTCCTACCCGTTTCAATTGGGATTTGGAGACCTAGTCTTCGATATCTTTCTAGTCAAAAGGAAGGAGGCCTGACTAAAAGTCGGTCTTCTGAAGATCGTGGAGATGTGTCCACTGACGTTAGACCGCTTGGAGAAAAAATCAAAGAAACCACTAAAACTGTATCCTATACAGGAATTATATTAGTCGGTGTGGGAGTGACTGgagttatattttactatgtTTTTAGAGAATTATTCTCCAGCAACAGTCCTAATAGTATATATTCAGTAGCACTTGAAAagtgtaaaaat GATCCCAGAGTGGAGGATGCTTTAGGTGCTCCCATAAAGGGATATGGAGAAGAAACAACAAGGAGAAGGCGGACTCATGTCAGTCATGCTGTTTATGAGAAAAATGGAGTTAAGCACATGCGCATGAGGTTTTACATTAAGGGCATCAGAAATAAAGCTGTAGTGGAATTGGATATGCAACag AATGAGTATGGAAACTATATGTGCCGTTACTTACTCGTCCAATTGGATGATTACAGTGGAAAGACTTTTATTATTGAAGACAATAGAGCAGAGTTGGACAAAACGCCAGCTGAATTTAACGGCCAATTTCCAACATTAACACTAACTCAGTGA
- the LOC123690759 gene encoding solute carrier family 66 member 2 isoform X5 gives MDWIISDELGLTVGHLVGWGAAGAMIIGGIAPYIPQYKQIKKTQDAEGFSLYVCLTLLIANTLRILFWFGKRYEIPLLIQSIVMNITMFIMIHLCVNVRKKNQIIRARERIFTAQPDETARWLGQQSGVTGGEKPRRFYATSDVHASNFGFIYHGLIWIESIFGLGLTSRVM, from the exons atggATTGGATTATATCTGATGAACTGGGGCTAACAGTAGGCCACCTCGTTGGCTGGGGAGCAGCGGGAGCGATGATAATCGGAGGTATTGCGCCTTACATTCcacaatataaacaaattaaaaagacTCAGGATGCAGAGGGCTTTTCATTGTATGTGTGTTTAACGCTGTTAATAGCCAATACACTTAGGATTTTATTCTG GTTTGGAAAGCGGTATGAGATACCTCTTCTAATACAAAGTATTGTAATGAATATAACAATGTTTATAATGATTCATCTGTGTGTGAATGTGAGGAAAAAGAATCAAATCATAAGAGCTAGAGAGAGAATATTTACAG CTCAGCCAGACGAAACTGCGCGCTGGCTCGGGCAGCAGAGCGGCGTCACGGGCGGGGAGAAGCCGCGTCGCTTCTACG CAACCAGTGATGTACACGCTTCTAACTTTGGATTTATATATCATGGCTTG ATATGGATAGAAAGTATTTTTGGGCTTGGACTGACTTCCAGAGTTATGTAG
- the LOC123690759 gene encoding solute carrier family 66 member 2 isoform X4 has translation MDWIISDELGLTVGHLVGWGAAGAMIIGGIAPYIPQYKQIKKTQDAEGFSLYVCLTLLIANTLRILFWFGKRYEIPLLIQSIVMNITMFIMIHLCVNVRKKNQIIRARERIFTGAIFMLYILLCCTNGSAQPDETARWLGQQSGVTGGEKPRRFYATSDVHASNFGFIYHGLIWIESIFGLGLTSRVM, from the exons atggATTGGATTATATCTGATGAACTGGGGCTAACAGTAGGCCACCTCGTTGGCTGGGGAGCAGCGGGAGCGATGATAATCGGAGGTATTGCGCCTTACATTCcacaatataaacaaattaaaaagacTCAGGATGCAGAGGGCTTTTCATTGTATGTGTGTTTAACGCTGTTAATAGCCAATACACTTAGGATTTTATTCTG GTTTGGAAAGCGGTATGAGATACCTCTTCTAATACAAAGTATTGTAATGAATATAACAATGTTTATAATGATTCATCTGTGTGTGAATGTGAGGAAAAAGAATCAAATCATAAGAGCTAGAGAGAGAATATTTACAG GTGCAATATTCATGTTATATATACTATTGTGTTGTACAAATGGCTCAGCTCAGCCAGACGAAACTGCGCGCTGGCTCGGGCAGCAGAGCGGCGTCACGGGCGGGGAGAAGCCGCGTCGCTTCTACG CAACCAGTGATGTACACGCTTCTAACTTTGGATTTATATATCATGGCTTG ATATGGATAGAAAGTATTTTTGGGCTTGGACTGACTTCCAGAGTTATGTAG
- the LOC123690759 gene encoding solute carrier family 66 member 2 isoform X3, whose product MDWIISDELGLTVGHLVGWGAAGAMIIGGIAPYIPQYKQIKKTQDAEGFSLYVCLTLLIANTLRILFWFGKRYEIPLLIQSIVMNITMFIMIHLCVNVRKKNQIIRARERIFTDMDRKYFWAWTDFQSYVDCMLVFSVLGAAITYLLIEFSPFVELIGFLAVFTEAMLGAPQIAKNHQNKSTEGMSVSMVIMWTFGDIFKTAYFVIREAPTQFWVCGSLQVTLDIVILLQVWWYRHNTAAARRLRRGD is encoded by the exons atggATTGGATTATATCTGATGAACTGGGGCTAACAGTAGGCCACCTCGTTGGCTGGGGAGCAGCGGGAGCGATGATAATCGGAGGTATTGCGCCTTACATTCcacaatataaacaaattaaaaagacTCAGGATGCAGAGGGCTTTTCATTGTATGTGTGTTTAACGCTGTTAATAGCCAATACACTTAGGATTTTATTCTG GTTTGGAAAGCGGTATGAGATACCTCTTCTAATACAAAGTATTGTAATGAATATAACAATGTTTATAATGATTCATCTGTGTGTGAATGTGAGGAAAAAGAATCAAATCATAAGAGCTAGAGAGAGAATATTTACAG ATATGGATAGAAAGTATTTTTGGGCTTGGACTGACTTCCAGAGTTATGTAGACTGTATGTTAGTCTTCTCAGTGCTTGGGGCAGCTATtacgtatttattaatagaattttCCCCATTCGTCGAACTAATTGGCTTCCTAGCAGTCTTCACGGAGGCTATGCTTGGTGCGCCTCAGATTGCCAAAAATCACCAGAATAAAAGTACAGAGGGAATGAg TGTAAGTATGGTTATAATGTGGACGTTTGGTGACATCTTCAAGACTGCATACTTTGTGATCAGAGAAGCGCCCACACAGTTCTGGGTCTGCGGCAGCCTTCAAGTGACGCTAGATATCGTCATTCTGCTACAA GTATGGTGGTACAGGCACAACACGGCGGCCGCGCGCCGCCTGCGCCGCGGGGATTAG
- the LOC123690759 gene encoding solute carrier family 66 member 2 isoform X2 produces MDWIISDELGLTVGHLVGWGAAGAMIIGGIAPYIPQYKQIKKTQDAEGFSLYVCLTLLIANTLRILFWFGKRYEIPLLIQSIVMNITMFIMIHLCVNVRKKNQIIRARERIFTAQPDETARWLGQQSGVTGGEKPRRFYDMDRKYFWAWTDFQSYVDCMLVFSVLGAAITYLLIEFSPFVELIGFLAVFTEAMLGAPQIAKNHQNKSTEGMSVSMVIMWTFGDIFKTAYFVIREAPTQFWVCGSLQVTLDIVILLQVWWYRHNTAAARRLRRGD; encoded by the exons atggATTGGATTATATCTGATGAACTGGGGCTAACAGTAGGCCACCTCGTTGGCTGGGGAGCAGCGGGAGCGATGATAATCGGAGGTATTGCGCCTTACATTCcacaatataaacaaattaaaaagacTCAGGATGCAGAGGGCTTTTCATTGTATGTGTGTTTAACGCTGTTAATAGCCAATACACTTAGGATTTTATTCTG GTTTGGAAAGCGGTATGAGATACCTCTTCTAATACAAAGTATTGTAATGAATATAACAATGTTTATAATGATTCATCTGTGTGTGAATGTGAGGAAAAAGAATCAAATCATAAGAGCTAGAGAGAGAATATTTACAG CTCAGCCAGACGAAACTGCGCGCTGGCTCGGGCAGCAGAGCGGCGTCACGGGCGGGGAGAAGCCGCGTCGCTTCTACG ATATGGATAGAAAGTATTTTTGGGCTTGGACTGACTTCCAGAGTTATGTAGACTGTATGTTAGTCTTCTCAGTGCTTGGGGCAGCTATtacgtatttattaatagaattttCCCCATTCGTCGAACTAATTGGCTTCCTAGCAGTCTTCACGGAGGCTATGCTTGGTGCGCCTCAGATTGCCAAAAATCACCAGAATAAAAGTACAGAGGGAATGAg TGTAAGTATGGTTATAATGTGGACGTTTGGTGACATCTTCAAGACTGCATACTTTGTGATCAGAGAAGCGCCCACACAGTTCTGGGTCTGCGGCAGCCTTCAAGTGACGCTAGATATCGTCATTCTGCTACAA GTATGGTGGTACAGGCACAACACGGCGGCCGCGCGCCGCCTGCGCCGCGGGGATTAG